Part of the Lagenorhynchus albirostris chromosome 19, mLagAlb1.1, whole genome shotgun sequence genome, TTCAAGCTGAGGACTTGCAGAGGTGGCCTTGGAGCCCCAGCCATCCTGGTCCCGGGCCTGCACCTTCCCCCATGCCACGCTGATGGAGGAAGTGGCAGTGCTGCACAGAGGAGGGGGTCAGGAGGCTCCCTCTAATTCCTGATGCCTCCTTCTGCCCACCAGGCACTGCAACATGGTGCTGGAGAACGTGAAGGAGATGTGGACCGAAGTCCCCAAGAGTGGCAAGGGCAAGAAGAAGTCCAAGCCGGTCAACAAGGACCGCTACATCTCAAAAATGTTCTTGCGCGGGGACTCGGTCATTGTGGTCCTGCGGAACCCGCTCATCGCCGGCAAGTAGGGGCCTCCTCCCTGCCGTCAGAACTTACCCCTCGTCTTGCAAAGACCTGCCCTTTGTGCTGGGAATAATAAAGTCATGTGTTTTTTCTAGTGGCCTCTGTCTGTTCACAGGGCCTAGAGAGTGGGGCAGACCCAGGAGGGGGGCAGCCGGGCATGGGGCCAAGCACGGGGATTGGGACCTCTCTGAGCAGGTGAAGAGGCCTGGTCTCTGCCCCTTCCAGGCCTGACTTTCCCCTTCTGTGAAGTGAATTGGTTGGGCAGAGGGAGCTTTTGCTGCCTTTTGTGCTTTAATTTGTTCTAGCTTCTcgtcattttctctttctcttccttctccccacctctcagTAAGTCGGTTTCACTCAaaatttctttcagtctttttttttttttttccatttgttcagtCAGACATTCCCCcaagtgcctgctctgtgcccagcccTGTGTTGCAATGCCGGGGACACAGCCATGCCCAGAAGAGCCCCCAAGCTGCCCTCACTGACAGGAGAAAGAGCTGCAGTTAAAGCAGTTAGTACTCAATACCAACAGCATTTGTAGCTGACACCTGACCTGTGcggttgccaggccctgcactCTGTGCTGTTCAGACTTCCTAACAACTCTGAGCAGGCACTGTGATTTATTACTTCCAATTCCGGAGGCGGGGACTGGGGCACAAAGAGGTGATGGCGCCTCCCCAGGGGTATCCAGCCAGGAAGTGGTGATGCCGCCATTCAAACCCACCCTGCTCCTGAGCCTGTGGCCTAGCCCCTGAACTCTGCTGCCCTCAAATCACAGCTTAACTACCCTTGAGAGAAATTCTCTGACAAATGTAGGGAGATAGAGGTGGGAAAGGGGGACCTTACTTATTGTGGGTGGATTAAGAGAAATCCCTGTCTTTCTCTGACGCACACACATCATGctccgcgccccccccccccccccccccgcctccagCTCTCTCTGTGTTCTGTCTCTGCATCTTTATCTGTGTTCTCCAGATAAGGCCAAGTGCCAGGCTGGTGCAGTTCGCAAGTCTGAGGTCAGGGTCGAATGAGTTGTCTGACACACTGAGCTGTGGAAGGCGCAGCCATGATCCCGTTAGCGACAGAGCTGAGGACCCTGCAGCAGGAGAAGGCCTGACACATGCAAGGCAATGGCTGTGAGGTAATAAAGGCTCATGTTTACTGAGTGGTTCACATCTAATTTGAACAACCATCTGGGGGATAGATGCTAGAggtaccccattttacagatgagacagccgaggcccagagaaggtaggtgacttgcccaggatCGCTCAGGAGACAATGGAGCCAAGTTCAAACCCAGGGAGCCAGGCCCTCATGACTGTCGGGGAGCAGGATGGAGCCATAACAGTGTGGGGAATGATGCTGCCGCAGGAAACTTACCCCCAGGATTTGGTTCTTGTGCAGGAGCTGGGACAGCACAAGCCCCGGGGTCACAGTTCGAATCCCTGCCCCACATCCCTCCTGTTCTCCCCGGGAAATAGGAATTCCTTTCCCTGCCTTGCAGGCTGGCAGCAAAGATTCTAGCCTAGGACACCCCTGCCTGGCATCAATCTGAATTTCCTCATCTCTTTACCCAACCCACTGCCCAAATGGTCTCTAATCCCCTCTTCCGTTACGGTGAGTGAAAGTGAAAACAGGTTGCAGGAAAAGCACTAGGCAAACTGGCCAAGTGTGCTCTATGCACCAGGCAGTATCCTAAGAGTTACTCACTGGAATCTCAGGCAACCCTAGGATGTTGGTaccatcattattcccattttccagaagtGAAActtaggcacagagaggttaggaattttccccaag contains:
- the SNRPD2 gene encoding small nuclear ribonucleoprotein Sm D2 isoform X2; the protein is MTPEELQKREEEEFNTGPLSVLTQSVKNNTQVLINCRNNKKLLGRVKAFDRHCNMVLENVKEMWTEVPKSGKGKKKSKPVNKDRYISKMFLRGDSVIVVLRNPLIAGK